A DNA window from Hordeum vulgare subsp. vulgare chromosome 1H, MorexV3_pseudomolecules_assembly, whole genome shotgun sequence contains the following coding sequences:
- the LOC123432863 gene encoding bifunctional epoxide hydrolase 2-like — protein sequence MAHQIEHSHLLVRGLNLHLAQVGKDELGTVVFLHGFPEIWYTWRHQMLAVAAAGYRAIAPDSRGYGLSDQPPEDVEATWEDLVADVLAIIDALSIQKVFLVGKDYGAMPAYDFALRHPDRTRGVMCLGIPFSPGPFNFDTMPEGFYILRWREPDRPEADFGRHDVRRVVRTIYILFSRSDVPVAEEGQEIMDLADLSTPLPPWFTEEDLDAYAALYEKSGFRYPLEIPYRALHRMTKHVDPKFQVPVFMVMGEKDYCFKFPGFETAMRSGVMNTFAPDLKITYIPEGSHFVQEQFPDQVNDLLLGFLKDHP from the exons ATGGCGCACCAGATAGAGCACAGCCACCTCCTCGTCCGTGGGCTCAACCTCCATCTTGCTCAAGTAGGCAAAG ATGAGCTTGGGACGGTGGTGTTCTTGCACGGCTTCCCGGAGATATGGTACACGTGGCGCCACCAGATGCTGGCCGTGGCCGCCGCCGGGTACCGCGCCATCGCGCCCGACAGCCGCGGCTACGGGCTCTCCGACCAGCCGCCGGAGGACGTGGAGGCCACCTGGGAGGACCTCGTCGCCGACGTGCTCGCCATCATCGACGCCCTCTCCATCCAGAAG GTGTTCCTGGTGGGCAAGGACTACGGCGCGATGCCGGCGTACGACTTCGCGCTGCGGCACCCGGACCGCACCCGCGGCGTCATGTGCCTGGGCATCCCCTTCAGCCCGGGGCCCTTCAACTTCGACACCATgccggagggcttctacatcctgCGGTGGCGCGAGCCCGACAGGCCGGAGGCCGACTTCGGCCGGCACGACGTCCGGCGCGTGGTGCGCACCATCTACATCCTCTTCTCCCGCAGCGACGTCCCGGTCGCCGAGGaagggcaggagatcatggacctCGCCGACCTCTCCACGCCCCTGCCGCCGTGGTTCACCGAGGAGGACCTCGACGCCTACGCCGCGCTCTACGAGAAGTCCGGCTTCCGCTACCCTCTCGAGATACCATACAG GGCTCTGCACAGGATGACGAAGCACGTGGACCCCAAGTTCCAGGTGCCGGTATTCATGGTGATGGGAGAGAAGGACTACTGCTTCAAGTTCCCTGGCTTCGAGACCGCCATGAGGAGCGGCGTCATGAACACCTTCGCGCCGGACCTCAAGATCACCTACATCCCTGAAGGAAGCCATTTCGTGCAGGAGCAGTTCCCGGACCAGGTCAATGACCTCCTCCTCggcttcctcaaggaccatccctGA